One window of the Candidatus Microbacterium colombiense genome contains the following:
- the pheA gene encoding prephenate dehydratase translates to MKRVTERRTYSYLGPAGTFTEAALDQVAEARGQNWRPVHNVGEALADVLEGRSDAAMIAIENSIEGGVSTTQDALATLPGLRIIGEYLVPVNFVLVAPRGTTLDQVHVIAAHPVAYAQCHGWLGAHVASHSHVPAASNVASAIGVLDGTLPAQAAIAAPGIVNHYDVEVLASDIGDNAQAVTRFVLVTRTTTPPAPTGADKTSLIVELPHDHPGSLLEMLEQFSTRGINLSLIESRPIGDELGRYRFVIDADGHIEHERMADALLGIRRFSPRVVFLGSYPRADRQIVHYPERYADDIFVEARDWLRGILSGEPAE, encoded by the coding sequence GTGAAACGCGTGACTGAACGCCGCACCTACAGCTATCTCGGCCCGGCCGGAACCTTCACGGAGGCGGCACTCGATCAGGTGGCGGAGGCCCGGGGCCAGAACTGGCGGCCCGTGCACAACGTCGGTGAGGCGCTCGCCGACGTGCTCGAGGGACGCAGCGACGCGGCGATGATCGCCATCGAGAACTCGATCGAGGGCGGCGTCTCCACCACGCAGGATGCTCTCGCGACGCTGCCCGGTCTGCGCATCATCGGCGAGTACCTGGTGCCGGTGAACTTCGTGCTCGTCGCCCCGCGCGGCACCACCCTCGACCAGGTGCACGTGATCGCCGCCCACCCCGTCGCCTACGCGCAGTGCCACGGCTGGCTGGGTGCGCACGTGGCCTCGCACTCGCACGTGCCGGCGGCGAGCAACGTCGCCTCGGCCATCGGCGTGCTCGACGGCACGCTTCCGGCACAGGCCGCGATCGCCGCCCCCGGCATCGTCAACCACTACGACGTCGAGGTGCTGGCATCCGACATCGGCGACAACGCGCAGGCGGTCACGCGCTTCGTGCTGGTCACCCGCACCACCACGCCGCCCGCGCCGACCGGTGCCGACAAGACCTCGCTGATCGTCGAACTGCCCCACGATCACCCGGGCTCGCTGCTCGAGATGCTCGAGCAGTTCTCGACCCGCGGCATCAACCTGTCGCTGATCGAATCACGGCCCATCGGCGACGAGCTCGGACGCTACCGGTTCGTGATCGACGCCGACGGGCACATCGAGCACGAGCGGATGGCCGACGCCCTGCTCGGCATCCGCCGGTTCAGCCCGCGCGTGGTGTTCCTCGGCTCGTACCCGCGCGCCGACCGTCAGATCGTGCATTATCCGGAGCGCTACGCCGACGACATCTTCGTCGAGGCCCGCGACTGGTTGCGCGGCATCCTCAGCGGCGAGCCCGCGGAGTAA
- a CDS encoding LLM class flavin-dependent oxidoreductase encodes MSDTALSVLDLVPVRTGQTSAEAVAASLSLAAAADRLGYRRYWFAEHHNMPAVASTTPPVLIAAAASRTERIRLGSGGVMLPNHAPLIVAEQFAALEAIAPGRIDLGLGRAPGSDPVITQLLRGSGTTSDVEQFPRNVQDIAALVSGEGATVRFTSGGEYTVRATPAATGAPEVWLLGSSDYSAQLAASHGLPYVFANHFSGQGLERALDLYRAGYQPSAEHPTPRTFLTVNAVAAPTVEEAEARALPQLRMMSRLRLNKPLTALETVEEAIAAGIAEADAATDQVVKDARSRWFVGTGDSVAAEVREFAARWGVDEVMLSPVAGAYDAEPMASAEGRAQTLQLVSAAL; translated from the coding sequence ATGTCCGATACAGCACTCTCCGTCCTCGATCTCGTCCCGGTGCGCACCGGCCAGACCAGTGCCGAGGCGGTTGCCGCCTCCCTGTCACTCGCCGCCGCCGCTGACCGTCTCGGCTACCGTCGCTACTGGTTCGCGGAGCACCACAACATGCCCGCGGTGGCATCCACGACGCCGCCGGTGCTGATCGCGGCCGCCGCATCGCGCACCGAGCGCATCCGTCTGGGCTCCGGCGGCGTCATGCTGCCCAACCACGCGCCCCTCATCGTGGCGGAGCAGTTCGCCGCCCTCGAGGCCATCGCTCCGGGGCGCATCGATCTGGGCCTCGGCCGCGCGCCCGGAAGCGACCCGGTCATCACGCAGCTGCTGCGCGGATCGGGCACGACGAGCGATGTGGAGCAGTTCCCGCGCAACGTGCAGGACATCGCGGCACTCGTCTCGGGCGAGGGCGCGACCGTGCGCTTCACCTCCGGCGGCGAGTACACGGTGCGCGCGACCCCCGCGGCGACCGGCGCTCCCGAGGTGTGGCTGCTGGGCTCGAGCGACTACTCGGCTCAGCTCGCGGCATCCCACGGCCTGCCCTACGTGTTCGCGAACCACTTCTCCGGGCAGGGGCTCGAACGGGCGCTCGACCTGTACCGCGCGGGGTACCAGCCCAGCGCGGAGCACCCCACACCGCGCACCTTCCTCACCGTGAATGCGGTGGCGGCGCCGACCGTCGAGGAGGCCGAGGCCCGCGCCCTGCCCCAGCTGCGGATGATGTCGCGCCTGCGTCTGAACAAGCCGCTGACCGCGCTCGAGACCGTCGAGGAGGCGATCGCCGCCGGGATCGCCGAGGCCGATGCCGCCACCGATCAGGTCGTGAAGGATGCTCGGTCGCGCTGGTTCGTCGGCACCGGCGACTCGGTCGCCGCCGAGGTGCGCGAGTTCGCCGCCCGGTGGGGTGTCGACGAGGTCATGCTCTCTCCGGTCGCCGGGGCGTACGACGCCGAGCCGATGGCGTCGGCCGAGGGCCGAGCCCAGACCCTGCAGCTGGTGTCCGCAGCGCTCTAG
- a CDS encoding sodium:proton antiporter — translation MEAGIFYVLVGAVAVAAFARWRGWPAPLLVTVVALAASFLPVIPDLDIDGHVLLSLVLPPLLYSAALDVSFVGFKRSLPQIRRLGIWLVLITTLAVGFLAWWIMPSLTLPGALLLGAIVAPPDAVSAAAIGRRLGLPRRIMTVLSGESLINDATSLTLYRVFASLTIAGATLTVWDGVWQFLLAVVIGVVIGLLFGIVLHQLRMRISDPVVNGTFGLLAPFGAYAIAEHLLGSGVLAVVAMGLYVGFNSPRTDYTTRQQEKPLWLSADLLLESFVFAYIGLQFPRVLRDLGSESVEQILLLAGAVLLVVLIVRPLYIYPTSAWANFQDRKRLERWDRGVESGEFEKRHRRSRRWGERTADELRTQIVREQMAGLKLSWKDSAVISWAGMRGVVTLAVALAAADLATLNTEASHAIVVVAFIVTVGTLLLQGLTLPLLIRRLGIEGDVDHDDDERALAAVKEKSREAGKAYLAEKRVEWEAKYGEVDLSVFDAFTKRMTRVEKDTDAAQAVEDAVTRPSYDDLVALSRGWLQVRREILLQERDAGDLDEELMRELIAAMDAEELALDTRGATRQSGRA, via the coding sequence ATGGAAGCCGGGATCTTCTACGTCCTCGTCGGAGCAGTAGCCGTCGCCGCGTTCGCGCGCTGGCGAGGTTGGCCCGCGCCCCTGCTGGTCACGGTTGTCGCGCTCGCGGCATCCTTCCTGCCCGTGATCCCCGATCTCGACATCGACGGCCATGTGCTGTTGAGTCTCGTCCTGCCTCCGCTGCTCTACTCGGCGGCGCTGGACGTGTCGTTCGTGGGCTTCAAGCGCAGCCTGCCGCAGATCCGCCGCCTGGGCATCTGGCTGGTGCTGATCACGACACTCGCGGTCGGCTTCCTCGCGTGGTGGATCATGCCGTCGCTGACGCTGCCGGGCGCGCTGCTGCTCGGCGCGATCGTCGCCCCGCCCGACGCCGTCTCCGCCGCCGCGATCGGACGCCGGTTGGGGCTTCCTCGCCGCATCATGACGGTGCTCTCGGGGGAGAGCCTGATCAACGACGCCACCTCGCTCACGCTGTATCGGGTGTTCGCATCGCTGACGATCGCGGGTGCCACGCTCACGGTCTGGGACGGCGTGTGGCAGTTCCTGCTGGCGGTCGTGATCGGCGTCGTGATCGGTCTGCTCTTCGGCATCGTGCTGCATCAGCTGCGCATGCGCATCAGCGATCCGGTCGTGAACGGCACCTTCGGACTGCTCGCCCCGTTCGGCGCCTATGCGATCGCGGAGCACCTGCTCGGCTCGGGCGTGCTCGCGGTCGTCGCGATGGGCCTGTACGTCGGGTTCAACTCCCCGCGCACCGACTACACGACCCGCCAGCAGGAGAAGCCCCTGTGGCTCTCGGCCGACCTGCTGTTGGAGAGCTTCGTGTTCGCCTACATCGGCTTGCAGTTCCCGCGTGTGCTGCGCGACCTCGGCAGCGAATCCGTCGAGCAGATCCTGTTGCTCGCCGGCGCCGTGCTGCTGGTCGTGCTCATCGTGCGACCGCTGTACATCTACCCCACGAGCGCGTGGGCGAACTTCCAGGACCGCAAGCGGCTCGAACGTTGGGATCGCGGTGTCGAGTCGGGCGAGTTCGAGAAGCGGCATCGTCGATCGCGTCGCTGGGGGGAGCGCACGGCCGATGAGCTGCGCACCCAGATCGTGCGCGAGCAGATGGCCGGGCTGAAGCTCAGCTGGAAGGACAGCGCCGTGATCTCGTGGGCGGGCATGCGCGGCGTGGTCACGCTCGCGGTCGCGCTCGCCGCGGCCGACCTCGCGACCCTCAACACCGAGGCGTCGCACGCGATCGTCGTCGTCGCCTTCATCGTGACGGTCGGCACGCTGCTGCTCCAGGGCCTCACGCTGCCGCTGCTCATCCGCCGCCTGGGCATCGAGGGCGACGTCGATCATGACGACGACGAGCGGGCGCTCGCCGCGGTCAAGGAGAAGAGCCGCGAGGCGGGCAAGGCGTACCTGGCCGAGAAACGCGTGGAGTGGGAGGCGAAGTACGGTGAGGTCGACCTGAGCGTGTTCGATGCCTTCACGAAACGCATGACGAGGGTCGAGAAGGACACGGATGCCGCGCAGGCGGTGGAGGACGCCGTGACCCGGCCGTCGTACGACGACCTCGTCGCGCTGTCCCGCGGCTGGCTGCAGGTGCGCCGCGAGATCCTGCTGCAGGAGCGCGACGCCGGTGACCTCGACGAGGAGCTCATGCGCGAGCTCATCGCCGCGATGGATGCCGAGGAGCTCGCGCTCGACACCCGAGGCGCGACCCGTCAGTCCGGTCGCGCCTGA
- a CDS encoding methyltransferase, which yields MSTTKTLALWVAYGTNGVVGSIRHDDEGYQVTMAGADAAAGTFPNLAAAKGALHARMTPGSARPTFQEH from the coding sequence ATGAGCACCACCAAGACACTCGCACTCTGGGTCGCCTACGGAACGAACGGCGTTGTCGGCAGCATCCGGCACGACGACGAGGGATATCAGGTCACGATGGCGGGGGCGGATGCCGCAGCCGGCACGTTCCCGAACCTCGCCGCGGCGAAGGGCGCTCTGCACGCGCGGATGACGCCGGGCAGCGCGCGGCCGACGTTCCAGGAGCACTGA
- a CDS encoding YbjQ family protein, which yields MFIVTTNDVPGYRITQVLGEVMGLTVRSTDFGQGFTAGFRSLGGGEIPEYTQVMYEARQVVMGRMWDQAQQRGGNAIVAMRFDAGSIANFTEICAYGTAVVVEPLAPASAAPTPPPAT from the coding sequence ATGTTCATCGTGACGACCAACGACGTGCCCGGCTACCGCATCACTCAGGTCCTGGGTGAGGTGATGGGGCTCACCGTGCGCTCCACCGACTTCGGCCAGGGGTTCACCGCGGGTTTCCGCTCGCTCGGCGGCGGCGAGATCCCGGAGTACACGCAGGTCATGTACGAGGCGCGGCAGGTCGTGATGGGGCGCATGTGGGATCAGGCGCAGCAGCGCGGCGGGAACGCGATCGTCGCGATGCGCTTCGACGCCGGATCCATCGCGAACTTCACGGAGATCTGCGCCTACGGCACCGCGGTGGTCGTGGAGCCGCTGGCCCCGGCATCCGCCGCGCCGACGCCCCCGCCCGCCACCTGA
- a CDS encoding helix-turn-helix transcriptional regulator has translation MTPADNDDELTGIHCRLDELLVDRGMTLTELSARVGVSIVNLSVLKNDRARAIRYSTLRAICEALECEVGDLLVLAPR, from the coding sequence GTGACTCCCGCCGACAACGACGACGAGCTCACCGGCATCCACTGCCGACTCGATGAGCTGCTCGTCGACCGCGGGATGACCCTGACCGAGCTCAGCGCGCGGGTCGGGGTCAGCATCGTCAACCTGTCGGTGCTGAAGAACGACCGAGCCCGCGCCATCCGCTACTCCACGCTCCGCGCGATCTGCGAGGCGCTGGAGTGCGAGGTCGGCGACCTCCTCGTGCTCGCTCCCCGCTGA